Proteins from a single region of Chryseomicrobium sp. FSL W7-1435:
- a CDS encoding DNA-3-methyladenine glycosylase I, whose product MPECTWPGTNELMQDYHDNEWGKSSKGDDRYLFEMLSLEGAQAGLSWITILKKREAYKEAFHDFDIAACAALTDEDFERILTNYEIVRNKLKIKSVRTNAQALQRIQEEFGSFSDFLWSYVDHTPIVHTPKGNADVLTENELSKKLSKDLKKRGFTFVGPVIIYTYMQAVGMIDDHLVGCPAKTTE is encoded by the coding sequence ATGCCTGAATGTACATGGCCGGGAACAAATGAATTGATGCAAGACTATCATGATAACGAGTGGGGAAAATCGTCGAAAGGGGACGACCGCTACTTGTTTGAAATGCTTTCTTTAGAGGGGGCACAAGCGGGTCTTTCCTGGATCACAATTTTGAAAAAGCGTGAAGCGTATAAAGAAGCTTTTCATGATTTTGATATTGCAGCCTGCGCGGCTCTTACTGACGAAGATTTCGAGCGCATCCTTACGAATTATGAAATCGTGCGCAATAAGCTAAAAATCAAGTCAGTTCGCACTAACGCACAAGCTCTACAGCGTATCCAAGAAGAGTTTGGCTCATTCTCTGATTTTCTTTGGAGTTATGTGGACCACACGCCAATTGTTCATACACCAAAGGGAAATGCAGATGTCCTAACCGAAAACGAGCTTTCAAAGAAGCTCAGCAAAGACTTAAAGAAACGTGGCTTCACATTTGTGGGGCCAGTTATCATCTATACCTATATGCAGGCGGTCGGGATGATTGATGATCATTTGGTTGGGTGTCCGGCTAAGACTACGGAATAA